The following proteins come from a genomic window of Thermodesulforhabdus norvegica:
- the kdsA gene encoding 3-deoxy-8-phosphooctulonate synthase, with the protein MKSNALWRNLSSRQIGPFVIAGPCVMESYELMYETASYIKNLCDRLGLTFVFKSSYDKANRTSIRSFRGPGLQKGLAWLERLKAELKVFTLTDVHSPEEARAAASVVDVLQIPAFLCRQTDLITAAASTGRIINVKKGQFLAPWDMKNVIEKIRSRENEKIILTERGSCFGYNNLVVDMRSITIMKALGFPVVIDATHSVQRPGGLGSCSGGERDFVPVIARAAVAAGADGVFLEVHPKPDEALCDGPNSWYLNRLEGLLKNLKAIYHAVTTGEQ; encoded by the coding sequence ATGAAAAGCAACGCGTTATGGCGAAACCTTTCGAGCAGGCAGATCGGTCCTTTCGTTATTGCAGGGCCCTGTGTAATGGAAAGCTACGAACTAATGTACGAGACGGCATCATACATCAAAAACCTGTGCGATCGCCTGGGGCTTACCTTTGTCTTTAAGAGCTCCTACGATAAGGCAAATCGTACATCTATCAGGTCTTTCCGGGGACCAGGGCTGCAAAAGGGGCTGGCATGGCTTGAAAGGCTGAAAGCAGAACTGAAGGTCTTTACGCTGACGGACGTTCATTCCCCTGAAGAAGCCAGAGCAGCGGCTTCTGTCGTGGATGTACTCCAGATCCCTGCCTTTTTGTGCCGTCAGACCGATCTCATAACCGCCGCCGCCTCAACGGGCAGGATAATCAACGTCAAGAAAGGCCAGTTTCTGGCCCCCTGGGATATGAAAAACGTGATTGAAAAGATTCGCTCCCGGGAAAACGAAAAGATAATCCTCACAGAAAGAGGCTCATGCTTTGGTTACAACAACCTGGTAGTTGATATGCGGTCGATCACCATAATGAAAGCATTGGGGTTTCCCGTTGTCATTGATGCGACGCACAGTGTTCAGAGACCGGGGGGATTGGGGAGCTGTTCGGGAGGAGAACGGGATTTTGTACCCGTTATAGCCCGTGCTGCCGTAGCCGCAGGTGCAGACGGAGTTTTTCTCGAGGTCCACCCCAAACCCGACGAAGCGCTCTGTGACGGTCCCAATTCCTGGTATCTAAACCGTCTGGAAGGACTTTTAAAGAACCTCAAGGCCATATACCATGCAGTAACTACAGGAGAGCAGTAG
- a CDS encoding patatin-like phospholipase family protein — MSYFEIEAGRRAYGIVREEGLRAERIRVILGAAGGPKWLVLYHLDRWISSELLPGVRHPVHFFGSSIGAWRLAAMTCKEPSRAIDNLFESYMNQRYSSKPSPREVTQVARTILRSFMPEGTEEEVLGHPFIRLNIATVRMKIGASENRLPLLLSTFLMYTANRLSRSYLRFFMDRVYFSDPRDRPPLEGTTDHIPIRLVELTPGNLPDALMASASIPLVMEGVRSIPGAPPGTYRDGGLIDYHILPPLRLKDGELALFPHYSGTVTPGWFDKTLRHRSPDPRTLENIVLVRPSNTFFSMLPDRKIPDRQDFYTFSNNPLERKRRWKKAVELGRRMAEEFAEAVSSGKIRDMVRLYGLKEGSR, encoded by the coding sequence ATGAGCTATTTTGAAATCGAAGCAGGGCGCAGGGCTTATGGGATTGTCAGAGAGGAGGGGTTAAGGGCAGAGAGGATTCGTGTCATACTCGGGGCAGCCGGTGGGCCTAAATGGCTGGTATTGTACCATCTGGATAGATGGATAAGTTCCGAACTGCTTCCGGGAGTCCGTCATCCTGTGCATTTCTTCGGATCTTCAATAGGTGCCTGGCGACTTGCAGCGATGACCTGTAAGGAACCTTCCAGGGCAATAGATAATCTCTTTGAATCGTACATGAATCAACGCTATTCTTCCAAACCTTCACCCCGGGAAGTAACTCAGGTTGCAAGAACCATACTCAGATCTTTCATGCCGGAGGGAACAGAAGAGGAAGTGCTCGGTCACCCTTTCATCAGGTTAAACATCGCTACGGTGAGAATGAAAATCGGAGCTTCGGAAAATCGACTGCCCTTACTTTTATCGACCTTTTTAATGTACACCGCAAATAGGCTGAGTAGATCTTACCTGAGATTTTTTATGGACAGGGTTTATTTCTCCGACCCAAGAGATCGCCCTCCCCTGGAAGGGACTACCGATCACATACCGATCAGGCTCGTGGAGCTTACACCCGGAAACCTACCGGATGCCTTAATGGCCTCGGCTTCAATTCCTCTCGTAATGGAAGGCGTGAGGAGCATACCGGGTGCACCCCCGGGAACCTATCGAGATGGCGGACTGATCGACTATCACATACTTCCTCCATTAAGGCTAAAGGACGGTGAGCTGGCACTGTTCCCGCATTACTCCGGTACCGTTACTCCCGGTTGGTTTGACAAAACCTTGAGACATCGCTCCCCTGACCCTCGCACCCTCGAAAACATTGTTCTGGTGCGACCTTCTAACACTTTCTTTTCCATGCTTCCTGACCGGAAGATTCCGGACCGGCAGGATTTCTATACCTTTTCAAATAATCCACTGGAACGCAAAAGACGGTGGAAAAAAGCCGTAGAATTGGGAAGGAGAATGGCCGAAGAATTTGCTGAAGCCGTTTCTTCCGGGAAAATACGAGATATGGTCAGGCTTTACGGACTCAAGGAGGGAAGCCGATGA
- a CDS encoding CTP synthase, which yields MRRPKFIFITGGVLSSLGKGLAAASIGALMESRGLRVTLQKLDPYINVDPGTMNPFQHGEVYVTDDGAETDLDLGHYERFTRARMSKKNNYTSGSIYYSVIKKERRGDYLGATVQVIPHITDEIKQAIQSVVNDEDIVIVEIGGTVGDIESLPFLEAIRQFRNDVGRENSIYVHVTLVPYLKNSGELKTKPTQHSVKELRSIGIQPDILLCRSEKPLSPEIKAKIAHFCNVEPDAVITAQDVDCIYEVPLMLHKEGLDDKIVQLLNIWTRAPVLDEWENLVRRAREASRQVRIAIVGKYVNLKESYKSLHEALLHAGWIQDAKVEPVYIDSEEVEKEGGEAMLEGCHGILVPGGFGHRGIEGKIKAIKIARERNIPFFGICLGMQLAVVEFARNVAGLDHAHSQEFNPHTPHPVIYLMREWFDYKSQKTIRRSEQSDLGGTMRLGAYPCILEKDSKAFEAYGEIEIWERHRHRFEFNNDYRERLAKYGMRFTGLSPDKNLVEIVEIPDHPWFLGCQFHPEFKSRPMEAHPLFKAFVRKAIEYGSKD from the coding sequence TTGAGACGGCCTAAATTTATTTTCATAACCGGCGGAGTTTTATCGTCCCTTGGAAAGGGGCTTGCGGCTGCTTCCATTGGGGCACTTATGGAAAGCCGCGGGTTAAGGGTTACTTTACAGAAACTGGACCCATACATAAACGTCGATCCGGGAACCATGAATCCCTTTCAGCACGGTGAGGTTTACGTAACCGATGACGGAGCCGAGACCGACCTCGATCTCGGTCATTATGAAAGGTTCACCAGAGCACGAATGTCGAAGAAGAACAACTACACCTCAGGCAGTATATATTACTCCGTCATCAAAAAAGAACGCCGCGGTGACTATCTCGGAGCCACGGTTCAGGTGATACCTCACATAACCGACGAAATTAAACAGGCAATACAAAGCGTGGTAAATGATGAAGACATAGTGATAGTGGAAATCGGGGGAACCGTTGGGGATATAGAGAGCCTTCCCTTTCTGGAAGCAATCAGGCAATTCCGGAACGATGTGGGTCGGGAAAATTCCATTTACGTCCATGTCACATTGGTTCCTTACCTTAAAAACTCAGGAGAGCTGAAAACCAAGCCGACGCAGCACAGCGTTAAAGAACTGAGAAGCATAGGCATACAGCCCGACATTTTACTATGTCGATCCGAAAAGCCCTTAAGCCCGGAGATTAAGGCAAAGATTGCGCACTTCTGTAATGTTGAACCCGACGCCGTGATTACGGCTCAGGATGTGGACTGCATCTACGAAGTTCCTCTGATGCTCCACAAAGAAGGCTTAGACGACAAGATCGTACAGCTCCTTAACATCTGGACGCGGGCACCGGTGCTTGATGAATGGGAGAACCTGGTAAGGAGAGCACGAGAGGCAAGCCGGCAGGTCAGAATTGCCATCGTCGGCAAGTACGTTAACCTGAAAGAATCGTACAAAAGTCTTCACGAGGCATTGCTTCATGCCGGATGGATACAGGATGCGAAGGTTGAACCCGTTTACATAGATTCCGAAGAAGTGGAGAAAGAAGGTGGAGAGGCCATGCTTGAGGGATGCCACGGAATTCTCGTTCCCGGAGGTTTTGGGCACCGTGGCATAGAAGGAAAGATCAAGGCCATAAAAATAGCCCGGGAACGCAATATTCCCTTCTTTGGGATCTGTCTTGGTATGCAACTGGCCGTAGTGGAGTTTGCTCGAAATGTCGCCGGGCTTGATCACGCTCACAGCCAGGAATTCAATCCCCATACCCCTCACCCCGTCATATATTTGATGAGAGAATGGTTTGACTATAAGAGTCAGAAGACCATAAGGAGAAGTGAGCAGAGCGATCTTGGGGGGACCATGAGGCTGGGGGCATATCCGTGCATTCTTGAAAAAGACAGCAAAGCTTTTGAAGCTTACGGTGAGATCGAAATCTGGGAAAGGCACCGACACCGTTTCGAGTTTAACAACGACTATAGAGAAAGGCTCGCCAAGTACGGTATGAGGTTCACGGGCCTCTCGCCTGATAAAAACCTGGTAGAGATTGTGGAGATTCCTGATCATCCGTGGTTTCTGGGGTGTCAATTCCACCCTGAATTCAAATCCCGTCCCATGGAGGCACACCCTCTTTTCAAGGCTTTCGTACGCAAGGCCATTGAATACGGCAGTAAGGACTGA